The Hyphomonadaceae bacterium ML37 genome includes a region encoding these proteins:
- a CDS encoding MAPEG family protein: MYDTILTPVLVLIAWTLVMWLWMYATRIPAMQKAGINAAKLREKSEMDVLPRSVRQVADNHNHLHEQPMLFYALIFYIQLMGMTDAVFIGLAWSYVFVRIAHSLYQALVNFIPVRFALYVLATTVLIVMTVRCVLALV, encoded by the coding sequence ATGTACGATACCATTCTCACCCCCGTTCTGGTCCTGATCGCCTGGACGCTGGTGATGTGGCTGTGGATGTACGCCACGCGCATCCCCGCCATGCAGAAGGCCGGCATCAACGCCGCCAAGCTGCGCGAAAAGTCGGAAATGGACGTGCTGCCGCGCTCGGTGCGCCAGGTGGCCGACAACCATAATCACCTGCACGAGCAGCCCATGCTGTTCTACGCGCTGATCTTCTACATCCAGCTGATGGGGATGACGGACGCCGTGTTTATCGGCCTGGCCTGGAGCTATGTCTTCGTGCGCATTGCTCACAGCCTTTATCAGGCGCTGGTCAATTTCATCCCGGTGCGTTTCGCCCTCTATGTGCTGGCGACGACAGTCCTGATCGTCATGACCGTGCGCTGCGTGCTGGCGCTGGTGTGA
- the ptsP gene encoding phosphoenolpyruvate--protein phosphotransferase, with protein sequence MTPDALQPAARGPRRLLGRIRDLMAVQEDAQKRLDRLTDIISEETASEVCSIYLVRPSGALELSATHGLKPDAVHRTRLKAGEGLVGLVARRARPFSVEDAPNHPSFSFRPETGEEPFKSFVGVPILRGGRLVGVLTAQTRAVRPITEEEIETLQTVAMLLAEIVVSGDLVGAEAFSGLELRLSRPERFQGLALSGGLARGVAVKHEPHVRPARMVAEDAEAEESRLEDAIKRLRRSVDLLLDSGRAPMGTPSREVLEAYRMFAHDRGWLDQLREAVRAGLTAEAAVERVRNEHRARLMQARDPYFRERLHDLEDLANRLLRHLERNGAEAAAQLPEGAVLIARSIGPAELLELDRRNLVGVAVEEGSQTSHAAIVAKALGIPMVGQIEGALDRVEDGDAVIVDGEFGLLHARPSDEVREAYDERIAGLAERRRVYAGLRGAPAMTKDGARIVLSANAGLLVELMRLEESGAEGIGLFRTEFQFMVSDTLPRLQAQIDLYAAALDAAGDRPVVFRTLDLGGDKVAPYTRATREANPALGWRGLRMGLDRPGLTRYQLRALVHAASGRALNVLFPLITDPREFTDASAMLQQELHHAERHGHVPPSSVRIGFMLETPAIAFAPQACLAMADFVSVGANDLMQYFFAADRQNPRVAGRYDPISTPALALFKSVREACDGAGKPVNVCGELAGRPLEACVLTGLGYRSLSMAGGMIGPVKRALAGVDAARLGAWLDEAIAQGRPDLRRALLSAGENAGLPRELVDEMTSI encoded by the coding sequence ATGACGCCAGACGCCCTGCAGCCCGCCGCGCGCGGACCGCGCCGCCTGCTCGGGCGGATCCGCGACCTGATGGCGGTGCAGGAGGATGCGCAAAAGCGCCTCGACCGGCTCACCGACATTATTTCTGAAGAAACCGCCTCGGAAGTGTGCTCGATCTATCTGGTGCGCCCGTCCGGCGCGCTGGAGCTGTCGGCCACTCACGGCCTGAAGCCCGACGCGGTGCACCGCACGCGGCTCAAAGCCGGTGAAGGCCTGGTGGGTCTGGTGGCGCGGCGCGCGCGGCCCTTCTCGGTGGAAGACGCCCCGAACCATCCCAGCTTCTCCTTCCGGCCTGAAACCGGCGAGGAGCCGTTCAAGAGTTTTGTCGGCGTGCCGATCCTGCGCGGCGGGCGCCTGGTGGGCGTGCTCACCGCCCAGACCCGGGCCGTGCGTCCGATCACCGAAGAAGAGATCGAGACGCTGCAGACCGTCGCCATGCTGCTGGCCGAGATTGTTGTATCCGGCGATCTGGTGGGCGCCGAGGCGTTTTCCGGTCTGGAGCTGCGCCTGTCGCGGCCCGAACGCTTTCAGGGTCTGGCCCTGTCGGGCGGGCTGGCGCGCGGCGTGGCGGTCAAGCACGAGCCCCATGTGCGCCCCGCCCGCATGGTGGCCGAGGACGCCGAGGCCGAGGAGAGCCGGCTGGAGGACGCCATCAAGCGCCTGCGCCGCTCTGTGGACCTGTTGCTGGATTCCGGGCGCGCGCCCATGGGCACGCCGTCGCGCGAAGTGCTCGAGGCCTATCGCATGTTCGCCCATGACCGCGGCTGGCTGGACCAGCTGCGCGAGGCGGTGCGCGCGGGCCTGACCGCCGAAGCCGCCGTGGAGCGCGTGCGCAACGAGCATCGCGCCCGGCTGATGCAGGCGCGCGATCCGTACTTCCGCGAACGCCTGCATGATCTGGAAGACCTCGCCAACCGGCTTTTGCGTCACTTGGAGCGCAATGGCGCGGAAGCGGCGGCCCAGCTGCCCGAAGGCGCGGTCCTGATCGCGCGCAGCATCGGACCGGCCGAGCTTCTGGAGCTGGACCGGCGCAATCTGGTCGGCGTGGCGGTGGAGGAAGGCTCCCAGACCAGCCATGCCGCCATTGTCGCCAAGGCGCTGGGCATTCCCATGGTGGGCCAGATCGAAGGCGCGCTGGACCGGGTGGAGGACGGCGACGCCGTGATCGTCGATGGCGAGTTCGGCCTGTTGCACGCCCGCCCGTCCGATGAGGTGCGCGAGGCCTATGACGAGCGGATCGCGGGCCTTGCCGAACGCCGCCGGGTCTATGCGGGCCTGCGCGGCGCGCCGGCCATGACCAAAGACGGCGCGCGCATCGTCTTGTCAGCCAATGCCGGTCTGCTAGTGGAGCTGATGCGGCTGGAGGAGAGCGGGGCGGAAGGCATCGGCCTGTTCCGCACCGAATTCCAGTTCATGGTCTCCGACACATTGCCGCGCCTGCAGGCCCAGATCGATCTGTACGCCGCCGCGCTGGACGCGGCCGGCGACCGCCCGGTGGTGTTCCGCACGCTGGATCTGGGCGGTGACAAGGTCGCGCCCTACACGCGGGCGACGCGCGAAGCCAACCCGGCGCTGGGCTGGCGGGGCCTTCGCATGGGCCTCGACCGGCCGGGCCTCACCCGCTACCAGCTGCGCGCCCTGGTCCACGCCGCCTCGGGCCGGGCGCTGAACGTGCTGTTCCCGCTGATCACCGATCCGCGCGAATTCACTGACGCCAGCGCCATGCTCCAGCAGGAGCTGCATCACGCCGAGCGCCATGGCCACGTCCCGCCATCCAGCGTGCGCATCGGCTTCATGCTGGAGACCCCGGCCATCGCGTTTGCGCCGCAAGCGTGCCTGGCCATGGCGGACTTCGTATCGGTCGGGGCCAATGATCTGATGCAGTATTTCTTCGCCGCCGACCGCCAGAACCCGCGCGTGGCAGGGCGCTATGACCCCATCAGCACCCCGGCCCTGGCTCTGTTCAAGTCGGTGCGCGAGGCGTGCGACGGCGCGGGCAAGCCGGTCAATGTCTGCGGCGAGCTGGCCGGACGTCCGCTAGAGGCCTGCGTGCTGACGGGGCTGGGCTACCGGTCGCTATCCATGGCCGGCGGCATGATCGGGCCGGTCAAGCGTGCGCTGGCGGGCGTGGACGCGGCGCGCCTGGGCGCCTGGCTGGACGAGGCGATCGCGCAAGGACGGCCGGATTTGCGCCGCGCGCTGCTGTCAGCGGGAGAAAATGCGGGTCTGCCGCGAGAACTTGTTGATGAAATGACAAGCATTTGA
- a CDS encoding DUF2235 domain-containing protein, translating into MKRLVVCCDGTWQRVGQPCPTNVVKIARAILPEAPGPESAPVQQIVYYDTGVGVPFDFANANWFERQGANIQRALGGLFGSGLEQKISAAYQFLAFNYEPGDEIYLFGFSRGAFTVRSLAGMIYCSGLLSRMSIHKLDEAFELYRTPDVKPSSPEAVAFRTDHGAVAPIRFLGCWDTVGMRGIPETRIPGLGAFARRSNKDYRFHDCFLNRSIAHARHACAIDEDRKAFAPTDMFASPNASPDQVKQVWFAGGHGGVGGGEEASEPLADVALDWMAQEAAALGLGVDLTRHPDKWFRPDPLHPLPERSRGLLDKLGHEPRKIPSPARDGLHASVLHRYAAGAPPYRPAALKPHEAELR; encoded by the coding sequence ATGAAGCGACTGGTCGTGTGTTGCGATGGCACCTGGCAGCGTGTGGGTCAGCCCTGTCCCACCAATGTGGTCAAGATCGCCCGCGCCATATTGCCTGAGGCGCCCGGACCGGAGAGCGCACCGGTCCAGCAGATCGTCTATTACGATACCGGGGTTGGCGTGCCCTTCGATTTCGCCAACGCCAACTGGTTCGAGCGCCAGGGCGCCAATATCCAGCGCGCGCTGGGCGGTCTGTTCGGGTCCGGGCTGGAGCAGAAGATCAGCGCGGCCTATCAATTCCTGGCCTTCAATTACGAGCCTGGCGACGAGATTTATCTGTTCGGCTTTTCGCGCGGCGCCTTCACCGTCCGCTCGCTGGCCGGGATGATCTACTGTTCCGGGCTGTTGAGCCGGATGTCGATCCACAAGCTGGATGAGGCCTTCGAGCTGTACCGCACGCCGGATGTGAAGCCCTCTTCGCCCGAGGCTGTGGCCTTCCGCACGGACCATGGCGCCGTGGCGCCCATCCGGTTTCTGGGATGCTGGGACACGGTGGGCATGCGCGGCATTCCCGAAACCCGCATCCCCGGACTGGGCGCCTTCGCCCGGCGGAGCAATAAGGATTACAGATTTCACGACTGTTTCCTCAACCGCTCCATCGCCCATGCGCGTCATGCCTGCGCCATTGACGAGGACCGCAAGGCGTTCGCGCCCACCGACATGTTCGCTTCGCCCAATGCCAGTCCGGATCAGGTCAAACAGGTCTGGTTCGCCGGCGGCCATGGCGGGGTTGGCGGCGGGGAGGAGGCGAGCGAGCCCCTGGCGGACGTCGCCCTCGACTGGATGGCGCAGGAGGCCGCGGCGCTGGGGCTCGGCGTGGATCTGACCCGCCACCCCGATAAATGGTTCCGTCCCGATCCGCTGCATCCGCTGCCGGAGCGCAGCCGCGGTCTTCTGGACAAGCTGGGTCACGAACCGCGCAAGATCCCGTCTCCGGCGCGCGATGGCCTGCATGCGTCGGTGCTGCACCGGTACGCAGCCGGAGCGCCGCCATACCGTCCCGCCGCGCTGAAACCGCACGAAGCCGAGCTCAGATGA
- the ispG gene encoding flavodoxin-dependent (E)-4-hydroxy-3-methylbut-2-enyl-diphosphate synthase, with the protein MAMAVEAHTKVRPWRMIDRRESRRIMVGPVPVGGGAPISVQSMTNTPTTDARATLNQIAQLEEAGADIVRVSCPDPESTAAFRTIARESRVPLVADIHFHYKRGIEAAEAGAACLRINPGNIGSMDRVRDVVSAARNNGCSIRIGVNAGSLERHLLEKYGEPCPEAMVESALDHARILEDLDFRDYKISVKASDVFLTVAAYQMLSEATDAPLHLGVTEAGGLRTGGIKSAIGLGNLLWAGIGDTIRVSLSADPVQEIKVGFDILKSLGLRTRGVNIISCPSCARQGFDVIKTVEALEERLEHISEPISLSIIGCVVNGPGEAAYTDLGFTGGGKGAGMLYFAGQQTEKVSNEDMIERIVAAVEDQAEKLRASREAAEAAAE; encoded by the coding sequence ATGGCCATGGCCGTTGAAGCCCACACCAAAGTGCGCCCCTGGCGCATGATTGACCGGCGCGAGAGCCGGCGGATCATGGTCGGCCCCGTGCCTGTGGGCGGCGGCGCGCCGATCAGCGTGCAGTCTATGACCAACACGCCCACTACGGACGCCCGCGCCACGCTCAACCAGATTGCCCAGCTGGAAGAGGCCGGCGCCGATATCGTGCGCGTGTCCTGCCCCGACCCGGAAAGCACCGCCGCTTTCCGCACCATTGCGCGCGAGTCGCGCGTGCCGCTGGTGGCGGATATCCATTTTCACTACAAGCGCGGCATCGAGGCGGCGGAGGCGGGCGCGGCCTGCCTTCGCATCAATCCGGGCAATATCGGGTCCATGGACCGGGTGCGCGATGTGGTGTCGGCGGCGCGCAATAATGGCTGCTCCATCCGCATCGGGGTGAATGCCGGCTCGCTGGAGCGCCACCTGCTGGAAAAATACGGCGAGCCCTGCCCCGAGGCCATGGTGGAAAGCGCGCTGGACCATGCGCGCATTCTCGAAGATCTCGATTTCCGCGACTACAAGATCTCGGTGAAAGCCTCTGACGTCTTCCTGACCGTGGCGGCCTATCAGATGCTGTCAGAAGCCACCGACGCGCCGCTGCATCTGGGCGTGACGGAAGCGGGCGGGCTACGCACCGGCGGCATCAAAAGCGCCATCGGGCTTGGCAATCTCCTCTGGGCCGGGATTGGCGACACGATCCGCGTCTCGCTCAGCGCCGATCCGGTGCAGGAGATCAAGGTCGGCTTTGATATCCTCAAATCCCTGGGCCTGCGCACGCGCGGGGTGAACATCATCTCCTGCCCGTCCTGCGCGCGGCAGGGCTTTGACGTGATCAAGACCGTTGAGGCGCTGGAAGAGCGCCTGGAACACATTTCCGAGCCGATCTCGCTGTCCATCATCGGCTGCGTGGTCAATGGCCCGGGCGAGGCGGCCTACACCGATCTGGGGTTCACCGGCGGCGGCAAGGGCGCCGGCATGCTTTATTTCGCCGGCCAGCAAACCGAAAAAGTCTCCAATGAAGACATGATCGAGCGCATCGTCGCCGCGGTCGAGGACCAGGCCGAAAAACTCCGCGCCAGCCGCGAGGCGGCGGAAGCGGCGGCGGAGTGA
- a CDS encoding ArsC family transcriptional regulator produces the protein MTDITLYGLKTCDTCRKALKALEAAGRSVAFVDVRNDPGLAARLPGWIAAVGVEQLANTRSTTWRGLDAGQRARLADDPAGLLAAHPTLIKRPVIEAGGAPHVGWTPPVRAALGLG, from the coding sequence GTGACGGACATCACCCTTTATGGCCTGAAAACCTGCGATACCTGCCGCAAGGCGCTCAAGGCGCTCGAGGCGGCGGGGCGCAGCGTCGCGTTTGTCGATGTGCGCAATGATCCAGGCTTGGCGGCGCGCCTGCCCGGCTGGATCGCGGCTGTGGGCGTTGAGCAGCTGGCCAATACCCGCTCCACCACATGGCGCGGCCTTGACGCGGGTCAGCGCGCGCGTCTGGCCGATGATCCGGCCGGCCTGCTCGCCGCCCACCCAACCCTCATCAAACGGCCCGTGATCGAGGCGGGCGGCGCACCGCATGTGGGCTGGACGCCGCCCGTGCGCGCGGCGCTGGGGCTCGGATAA
- a CDS encoding DUF4115 domain-containing protein, whose translation MIKASMGKLDTTVPDSAYIPVDAVFSQPGRRVDDTGTTLGERLRSARIDAELTLDSASDRTRIKRDYLEALESMDPRGLPSRAYAVGYLRTYANFLGLDAAGCVEQFKSEVECDTGRSQPTAPQEKREIKLPRGMLGTLALLCAVVAMAGWYGHYVSQRDTASAAGQPILAMMSAETATPTPAAAARTASQPEDIWAGLPGPRSTGAVVLEAGGLVHLEVRDASGRILVSRQMEAGDIYRAPDEPGLTVSASDAGLVLLRAAGRPIGALGERGEALDNTPVSEFLLSAMTAAGGR comes from the coding sequence ATGATCAAGGCCTCAATGGGCAAGCTCGACACCACCGTGCCGGATAGCGCCTACATTCCTGTGGATGCTGTGTTTTCTCAGCCCGGCAGGCGCGTTGACGATACCGGCACGACGCTGGGCGAACGCCTTCGCTCGGCGCGAATCGATGCCGAACTGACCCTGGATTCGGCCTCCGACCGCACCCGCATCAAACGCGATTATCTCGAAGCGCTGGAATCCATGGACCCGCGCGGCCTGCCCTCGCGCGCCTACGCCGTGGGCTATCTGCGCACGTACGCGAATTTTCTCGGCCTCGACGCAGCCGGATGCGTGGAGCAGTTCAAGTCCGAGGTGGAATGCGACACCGGGCGGTCCCAGCCCACCGCCCCACAGGAAAAGCGCGAGATCAAGCTGCCGCGCGGCATGCTGGGCACGCTGGCTCTGCTTTGCGCCGTGGTCGCCATGGCCGGCTGGTACGGGCACTACGTGTCCCAGCGCGACACCGCCAGCGCGGCGGGTCAGCCCATCCTCGCCATGATGAGCGCCGAAACAGCCACCCCAACGCCTGCCGCCGCCGCGCGGACCGCCAGCCAGCCAGAGGACATCTGGGCCGGCCTGCCCGGGCCGCGCAGCACCGGCGCCGTGGTGCTGGAAGCGGGCGGCCTGGTGCATCTGGAAGTGCGTGACGCGTCGGGCCGCATTCTGGTCTCACGCCAGATGGAAGCCGGCGACATCTATCGCGCCCCCGACGAGCCGGGGCTGACGGTTTCGGCCAGTGATGCAGGCTTGGTGCTGTTGCGCGCCGCCGGACGCCCGATCGGCGCCCTGGGCGAGCGCGGCGAGGCGCTGGACAACACCCCGGTGTCGGAATTCCTGCTCAGCGCCATGACCGCCGCCGGCGGGCGGTGA
- the ftrA gene encoding transcriptional regulator FtrA → MSNIPPNDDAPSGPLVAVLIYDGLCTFEFAIAAEIFALPRPEMGPDWYRFALCPASDGPMRALGGLTMIAPDASPDVLEHADLIIIPGWPKRDAPEGLITALRKAHARGARIASICSGAFLLAAAGLLDGKRAATHWRYAKALQDTYPALEVDARVLYAEADGIYTSAGSAAGIDLMLHIIRQDFGPEAANSVARRLVIPAHRNGGQAQFIERPVPPRPGGRLAPLMDAVRQAPHRPWTQGDMARAAAMSLRTFARRFLEITGETPGRWLTGVRVEAACALLETTALPMEEIARRSGFGSAALMRLHLRARTGLSPREHRQRFARREPDRAPAP, encoded by the coding sequence ATGAGTAATATTCCGCCAAACGACGACGCGCCCTCCGGACCGCTTGTGGCGGTCCTGATTTATGACGGGCTGTGCACGTTCGAATTTGCCATTGCGGCGGAAATCTTCGCCCTGCCGCGCCCGGAAATGGGCCCGGACTGGTACCGTTTCGCCCTTTGCCCGGCAAGCGATGGCCCGATGCGGGCGCTGGGCGGCCTGACAATGATCGCCCCGGATGCATCTCCAGACGTTCTGGAGCACGCTGACCTGATCATCATTCCCGGCTGGCCAAAGCGGGACGCGCCGGAGGGCCTGATCACCGCCCTGCGCAAGGCGCATGCGCGCGGCGCCCGGATAGCCTCCATCTGCTCAGGCGCTTTCCTGCTGGCGGCGGCGGGCTTGCTGGATGGCAAGCGCGCGGCCACCCACTGGCGCTATGCGAAGGCGCTGCAGGACACCTATCCGGCCCTCGAGGTGGACGCCCGCGTGCTCTATGCCGAGGCGGACGGGATTTATACCTCGGCGGGTTCAGCGGCGGGCATCGACCTCATGCTGCATATCATCCGTCAGGATTTCGGCCCCGAAGCCGCCAACAGCGTGGCGCGCCGCCTCGTCATCCCCGCGCATCGCAATGGCGGGCAGGCGCAATTCATCGAGCGGCCTGTGCCGCCACGCCCCGGCGGACGCCTGGCGCCCTTGATGGACGCAGTGCGTCAGGCGCCGCACCGGCCCTGGACGCAAGGCGACATGGCCCGCGCGGCGGCGATGAGCTTGCGCACCTTCGCGCGCCGTTTCCTTGAGATCACCGGCGAAACTCCGGGCCGGTGGCTGACCGGCGTGCGGGTGGAGGCGGCGTGCGCCCTGCTGGAAACCACCGCCTTGCCCATGGAGGAGATTGCGCGGCGATCAGGGTTCGGCTCGGCGGCGCTGATGCGCCTGCACCTGCGCGCGCGCACCGGGCTGAGCCCGCGCGAACACCGCCAGCGCTTCGCCCGCCGGGAACCGGACAGAGCCCCCGCCCCTTGA
- a CDS encoding competence protein ComJ, which translates to MLPILYAQLAVFSSDEEHPYNDWAEGHIAQGFAWRPASVSFAISPNIHQLWVNIRQLKTYAPSPSANRVILVPIHVKGGRGLECGNVVDTVQIAIPDGQYALFFELFESNDAGQARAEITLTLEKAIHCILKPGPDMTVPDKLLLEASPAA; encoded by the coding sequence TTGCTCCCGATCCTTTATGCGCAACTGGCGGTGTTCTCCTCGGATGAGGAACATCCCTACAATGACTGGGCAGAAGGCCACATTGCCCAAGGTTTCGCTTGGCGTCCGGCCAGCGTGTCATTCGCCATTTCCCCAAACATCCATCAGCTGTGGGTGAATATCAGACAGCTCAAAACATATGCGCCAAGTCCAAGCGCGAACCGGGTCATTCTTGTGCCTATCCATGTGAAGGGGGGGCGGGGCCTGGAGTGCGGCAATGTGGTTGACACGGTCCAGATCGCGATCCCTGACGGTCAATACGCGCTGTTTTTTGAGTTGTTTGAATCGAATGACGCCGGACAGGCTCGCGCGGAAATTACGCTGACCCTCGAGAAAGCCATCCACTGCATTCTCAAGCCGGGACCGGATATGACGGTTCCTGACAAGTTACTGCTGGAAGCCAGCCCCGCCGCTTGA